The genomic region TACTGCCCACCGACCACCCAGCATActcacaaatacacagagaGGTAGTGCTCACCATCACGAGATTCCCATTCCCTCTTTCTCTTATGGTGAGTTGCGaagcagaaaacagaaatggTGATAAGGATAGTCAAGATAATATCAGAGGCAATAATGCCCATTATGGACCCCATATTTATAACATAACAGGAACCACACTCTGTGAAAGAGAGACGACAAAGGGTTTTAACATGCAGCATCATGTTCCAGCATCTCACACGAGAAAAAGATTTAGGAAAGCTAGATACCTTGCTGTCCTTCTGCAGATCCTGAAAGACAGAAGAGTTGATAAACGTCAGGTAGGCTATTAACTACAGTTTGAGTCATTGCCACAATCATTCACCGTCAAAACACACGTAGTACACCACTCACCAAACAATGAACCCACAATGCAAAGACCGTCAGACATCTTCTTGATGTTGGTTTCTTGTAAAGGAGGAAATGAGAAAGAGAGGTTTAGGGCCACCGGTCCTTCTGTTCTCTTTCAAATGGCCGTGTTCTCACACCCATAAACAAGATGCTGGAAGACAGAGGTGGGAGGGTGCACAGATAAACTGTCCACAGGCAATCTGGCAGTGGCGTGAGGGCTGTCAACATGTGACTGAGtgaaggaggaggtgggagtccactgagagaagaggaagctggtgtttctgtttcttctctgtAATGTCAAATTCATGTGAGGGTCTCATATGAACAGAACTTCTTCCACTCTGTCACATTTGATCATTAGAATTCAGGCCTTTATTTTGACTTTTGAACAGCATAATTGTTCTTTAAATTAACTTGTCCACGGGATACTGAGATAAGCATCTGTACTATTTCAGGTCAGTTTCATTATACTTGCAGTTTCTGCTGAAGTACATGCGATCGTATCTCCAAATAGAACATTTCCTCATGACCTGTGGTTTGCTGTAGGCGGTTGGCCACAGTCACTGCTACCTAGTCTGTGAGCCACTGTTAGACCACAGGTTTATCTCTAAAGATGCTGGGTTGTCAGCGAAATGaaagcatgtctttgtttttgtcaaagaGACCTTTATGTTTCATAAGTTTTAAATGGAAACATAAAGAGTACATAGTAcattaagttaatttaatttgtaatttcatATGTAAAAAGttccattttaaaacatttagaaaatcaggacTGAAAGTCCATTTCATAAAGATGAGGctataaaatttatttaaaggaaGACAGCTATTTAACAAGCCAGAATTTCTTAAACAGATTGTTCCAGAAGCTACTGTAGGTGCCTCAATAGCAAAAGCATCATCCCCTCTAGTTATATATTTAGATATAAATGTCATGAAGCAGTAAGATGAATTGGAGCCTTTTGACTGCATTTTGATTTGTAATAATAAAGCACTATGTATAAAATATTTGTGAGTTGTAACTACTGGCTTTATTTATGGTTAATTTATAATGCACTAACACTTACAGATCATTTATAAACCACTTTTGCGTTGTGGTGGTTTGACCTCTGTCCTTCTGTGAAAAAAACAGCTGTATAGCAGCTGGACAAAAAtccatttattaacatttatagTTATAAACTTGCTGgat from Micropterus dolomieu isolate WLL.071019.BEF.003 ecotype Adirondacks linkage group LG03, ASM2129224v1, whole genome shotgun sequence harbors:
- the LOC123968575 gene encoding TYRO protein tyrosine kinase-binding protein is translated as MSDGLCIVGSLFGSAEGQQECGSCYVINMGSIMGIIASDIILTILITISVFCFATHHKRKREWESRDGKRNPPLSISKKMATEVVESPYQELHGVQSDVYSELRHFRK